A region of bacterium DNA encodes the following proteins:
- a CDS encoding T9SS type A sorting domain-containing protein, producing MTLRHPYMTAIATAAMLIAAPALALTIGQTDTFEDGTTSGWSSGVPNPLPPQNVATGGPGGANDNYLQLRSSGTFGAGSRLVAFNLGQWAGDYGTAGAGSVVMDVNNFGATDLSLRLLFTDLAGTNAAVTQVVAVPSGSGWMEVQFAIKATDLVVLAGSAAGALAATSEVRLMHNPLPTFPPAPVAATVGIDNIELRAAGTPSGVDDTAAIPRATGLNTAYPNPFNPRVSISYALEGASAVRVSVHDLEGRLVRVLEEGTFAAGTRTVTWDGTDGRGRRQASGAYVIELVAGARTDRRTVTMLK from the coding sequence ATGACCCTCAGGCACCCGTACATGACCGCCATCGCCACAGCAGCGATGCTGATAGCCGCGCCCGCCCTGGCCCTGACCATCGGCCAGACCGACACCTTCGAGGACGGCACCACCAGCGGCTGGTCGTCCGGCGTCCCGAATCCCCTGCCGCCCCAGAACGTGGCCACCGGCGGTCCGGGCGGCGCCAACGACAATTACCTGCAGTTGCGCTCCTCCGGCACCTTCGGGGCCGGCAGCCGCCTGGTCGCCTTCAATCTGGGCCAGTGGGCGGGCGACTACGGGACTGCCGGGGCCGGTTCCGTGGTAATGGATGTCAACAATTTCGGCGCCACCGACCTGAGCCTCCGGCTTCTGTTCACCGACCTGGCCGGCACGAACGCGGCCGTCACGCAGGTGGTGGCGGTGCCCTCGGGCAGCGGCTGGATGGAGGTCCAGTTCGCGATCAAGGCCACCGACCTGGTCGTCCTGGCGGGTTCCGCCGCCGGCGCGCTGGCCGCCACGAGCGAGGTGCGCCTGATGCACAACCCGCTGCCGACGTTCCCGCCGGCCCCCGTTGCGGCCACGGTGGGCATCGACAATATCGAGCTGCGGGCGGCCGGCACCCCATCCGGGGTGGATGACACCGCTGCCATCCCCCGGGCCACGGGCTTGAATACTGCATACCCGAATCCATTTAATCCGCGCGTATCAATCAGTTACGCCCTTGAGGGCGCTTCTGCGGTGCGGGTGTCCGTCCATGACCTGGAGGGCCGGCTGGTCCGGGTGCTGGAAGAGGGCACGTTCGCGGCCGGAACCCGGACCGTGACCTGGGACGGGACCGACGGCCGGGGGCGGCGGCAGGCCAGCGGGGCCTACGTCATCGAGCTGGTGGCGGGGGCCCGGACGGACCGCCGCACAGTGACCATGTTGAAATAG
- a CDS encoding RNA-binding protein: MLKKLYIGNLPFTATEDELRQLFGQHGTVHSVALINDRETGRPRGFGFIEMDDDAISGVIQALDGKEMGGRALRVNQAEDKPRGGGGGGFGGGGRSGGGGGGYGGGGRSGGGGGGGGRW; the protein is encoded by the coding sequence ATCTTGAAGAAACTGTACATCGGCAATCTGCCCTTCACCGCGACCGAAGACGAACTCCGCCAGCTGTTCGGTCAGCATGGCACCGTGCACTCGGTTGCGCTGATCAACGACCGTGAGACGGGTCGTCCCCGTGGCTTCGGCTTCATCGAGATGGACGACGACGCGATTTCCGGCGTTATCCAGGCCCTTGACGGCAAGGAAATGGGCGGGCGCGCACTGCGCGTGAACCAGGCCGAGGACAAGCCCCGTGGCGGCGGCGGCGGCGGCTTCGGTGGCGGCGGTCGCAGCGGCGGCGGCGGCGGCGGCTACGGTGGTGGCGGTCGCAGCGGTGGCGGCGGCGGCGGCGGCGGTCGCTGGTAA